One Azotosporobacter soli genomic region harbors:
- a CDS encoding response regulator has protein sequence MGKVKSSIRQRLIWSISFLVTALLLAIAGGTYAYFWHSAKQLILQQQFALVSSMAQGVDTDISVSLESLSNVAAVAPRDVITNPAKAQTWLDNRTGIRTVFTHSMILLDKNGVLISASPARPEIYGKSYAYREYFKESMQSGKPYVSAPFQTVVNDNPVIMMTAPIYDAQGEVLGLLGGAIDLYNKSGFFDVVRATKDGETGYLYMFAPDRTLIMHPEMSRIMKQDAAAGKNELFDKALLGFEGSGETINSNGVPMLASFKRLPTTGWILAANYPLEEAYQPIRNFMNYYLTAMLLVLLFSVGLAQKIGAGIAQPLAELTLKIHKMAQPGADRQQRFSANDIPELEMLRNAVNALLEELVRRERELKASNRQLNEAACQAKELALQAEAANIEKSYFLANMSHEIRTPMNGILGFMQLLADTPLSEEQAEYVRTMEASTDTLLAIINDILDLSKIEAGKMELEEIDFDLRATVEGAVLPLVARAREKKLELNLLIKGDVPQFVSGDPTRLKQVIINLIGNAVKFTDFGEVTLEVERDAERIRFAVQDTGIGIDGPTLQKLFRPFVQGNSSATRYYGGTGLGLTICKNIVELMGGEIEVQSQLGRGSRFSFSLRLPPAANQVAACELDYAVLQGKKIMVVDDNATNRGIVKMYLKDVACEASEANSAAAAIAAIGQDGELACDLFLIDANMPGMNGYELAAMLKMIPGTRDIPRILLTSAAVKGEAKKAQEKGFSSYLAKPYRRRELLDCMAMVLQGRSAGAKESVPFVTRHSVQEVVFNKRLKILLVEDNEVNRKFFIRLLRLKGLRCDIAVNGEEALRACLAKSYDMVFMDCQMPLLDGYEATRRIRAAEGSARHTPIIALTANAMAGEAEKCRAAGMDDYLSKPLEVERLLSVILRYSASCGEPSAANEYEAAVERLMTEVGFEKETATELLREGLPGIAALLTELETVLAAQQQPEAKAILHKIKGAAASLRIDEVAEMAKTAETSIEGGEVEKIPALTAKLKECLAGIAAQEAAGSGRNVGIE, from the coding sequence GGTGACCGCATTATTGTTGGCGATTGCCGGCGGAACCTACGCCTACTTTTGGCATTCGGCAAAGCAATTGATCCTGCAGCAGCAATTTGCACTGGTCTCCAGTATGGCGCAAGGCGTCGATACGGATATTTCCGTTTCTTTGGAGAGTTTAAGCAATGTGGCCGCCGTTGCGCCGAGAGATGTCATAACCAATCCGGCAAAAGCGCAGACGTGGCTTGATAATCGTACCGGCATTCGGACGGTGTTCACGCACAGTATGATCCTGCTGGATAAAAATGGCGTCTTAATTTCGGCGTCACCGGCCAGGCCGGAGATTTACGGTAAATCGTATGCCTACCGTGAGTATTTTAAAGAGAGTATGCAAAGCGGAAAGCCTTATGTCAGCGCGCCATTTCAGACAGTAGTGAACGACAATCCGGTCATCATGATGACAGCGCCGATTTATGATGCGCAGGGCGAAGTGCTGGGACTGCTTGGCGGCGCAATCGATCTTTACAACAAAAGCGGCTTTTTTGATGTTGTGCGGGCGACGAAGGATGGAGAAACGGGCTATTTGTATATGTTTGCGCCGGATCGGACGTTGATCATGCATCCGGAGATGTCGCGCATCATGAAACAGGATGCCGCAGCGGGGAAAAATGAGTTGTTTGACAAGGCGCTGCTCGGTTTTGAGGGATCGGGCGAAACGATCAATTCCAATGGCGTGCCGATGCTGGCTTCTTTTAAACGCCTGCCGACGACCGGTTGGATCCTGGCGGCCAATTATCCTCTCGAGGAAGCGTACCAACCGATCCGGAATTTCATGAATTATTACTTGACGGCGATGCTGCTTGTGCTGCTCTTTAGCGTCGGGCTGGCGCAGAAAATCGGCGCCGGAATTGCGCAGCCCTTGGCCGAACTGACGCTGAAGATCCATAAAATGGCGCAGCCTGGGGCGGATCGCCAACAGCGTTTTAGCGCGAACGATATTCCAGAACTTGAAATGCTGCGCAATGCGGTGAATGCGCTGTTGGAGGAACTTGTCCGCCGGGAGCGGGAGCTGAAGGCCAGCAACCGTCAGTTGAATGAAGCGGCCTGCCAGGCGAAAGAATTAGCGCTCCAGGCGGAGGCCGCCAATATTGAGAAAAGTTATTTTCTCGCCAATATGAGCCATGAGATCAGAACGCCGATGAACGGTATCCTCGGTTTCATGCAACTGCTGGCGGATACGCCGCTTTCAGAGGAACAGGCGGAATATGTGCGGACGATGGAAGCTTCGACCGATACCTTGCTTGCGATCATCAACGATATTTTGGATCTGTCAAAGATCGAAGCCGGAAAAATGGAACTGGAAGAGATTGATTTTGATTTGCGGGCGACGGTCGAAGGGGCGGTGCTGCCGCTGGTTGCCCGCGCCAGAGAAAAAAAGCTCGAGCTCAATCTTCTGATCAAAGGCGATGTGCCGCAATTTGTCAGCGGCGATCCGACGCGGTTGAAGCAGGTGATCATCAATCTGATCGGCAATGCCGTAAAATTTACCGATTTTGGCGAAGTCACGCTGGAAGTCGAGCGTGATGCGGAGCGAATCCGTTTTGCTGTACAGGATACCGGAATCGGCATTGACGGGCCGACGCTGCAAAAACTGTTCAGGCCGTTTGTACAAGGGAACAGTTCGGCAACGCGTTATTACGGGGGGACCGGTTTGGGACTGACGATCTGCAAAAACATCGTCGAGCTGATGGGCGGCGAAATCGAGGTGCAAAGCCAGCTCGGACGCGGCAGCCGCTTCAGTTTCAGCCTCCGTTTGCCGCCTGCCGCCAATCAGGTGGCAGCGTGCGAACTGGACTATGCCGTCTTGCAAGGCAAGAAAATCATGGTGGTTGACGACAATGCGACTAATCGGGGCATTGTCAAAATGTACCTCAAGGATGTAGCGTGTGAAGCGAGCGAAGCTAACAGCGCGGCCGCGGCGATTGCCGCTATCGGCCAGGACGGAGAGCTGGCGTGCGATCTGTTTTTGATCGATGCCAATATGCCGGGCATGAACGGCTATGAATTGGCGGCTATGCTGAAGATGATTCCGGGGACGCGTGACATTCCAAGAATCCTCTTGACGTCTGCGGCAGTAAAGGGAGAAGCGAAAAAGGCGCAGGAAAAAGGCTTTTCCAGTTATTTGGCCAAGCCTTATCGGCGCAGAGAGCTGCTCGACTGTATGGCGATGGTTCTGCAAGGCCGCAGCGCGGGAGCGAAGGAAAGCGTTCCGTTCGTCACGCGCCATTCCGTGCAGGAAGTCGTCTTTAACAAGCGGCTTAAGATTTTACTGGTCGAGGACAACGAGGTCAACCGAAAATTCTTCATCCGCCTTTTGCGCTTGAAAGGGCTGCGCTGTGATATCGCGGTCAATGGTGAAGAAGCGCTGCGCGCTTGCCTGGCCAAGTCGTATGACATGGTATTCATGGATTGTCAGATGCCGCTGCTCGATGGCTACGAAGCGACGCGGCGCATCCGTGCGGCGGAAGGCAGCGCGCGGCATACGCCGATCATTGCGCTGACTGCGAATGCGATGGCCGGCGAGGCCGAAAAATGCCGGGCGGCCGGGATGGACGATTATTTGAGCAAACCGCTGGAAGTGGAGCGCTTATTAAGCGTAATCCTTCGCTACTCCGCCTCCTGTGGCGAACCGAGCGCGGCAAACGAATATGAGGCGGCCGTGGAACGTCTGATGACGGAAGTCGGTTTCGAAAAGGAAACCGCGACGGAACTTTTGCGCGAGGGGCTGCCCGGCATCGCGGCATTGCTCACGGAGCTGGAGACCGTGTTGGCGGCGCAGCAGCAGCCGGAGGCAAAGGCGATATTGCACAAGATAAAGGGAGCCGCGGCCAGTTTGCGCATTGATGAAGTCGCCGAAATGGCAAAAACGGCGGAAACATCGATCGAGGGCGGCGAAGTGGAAAAAATTCCGGCGCTGACGGCGAAGTTGAAAGAATGTCTCGCAGGAATCGCCGCGCAAGAGGCGGCGGGAAGCGGAAGAAATGTCGGAATTGAGTGA